Proteins from a genomic interval of Actinomycetes bacterium:
- a CDS encoding sterol carrier family protein codes for MAGPRRRVDPEHGRAALARVLEPHTMEPADVRDAVRFLLEELAAQAPGRSVEVRVPPHGAVQCVPGPQHTRGTPPNVVETDAMTWVALATGDLGWADAMAEGRVQASGERADLSGFLPVV; via the coding sequence GTGGCCGGACCACGTCGCCGGGTCGACCCCGAGCACGGCCGCGCGGCCCTCGCCAGGGTGCTCGAGCCGCACACCATGGAGCCGGCCGACGTCCGCGACGCGGTGCGCTTCCTGCTCGAGGAGCTGGCCGCGCAGGCGCCCGGCAGGTCGGTCGAGGTCCGGGTGCCGCCGCACGGCGCGGTCCAGTGCGTCCCCGGGCCGCAGCACACCCGGGGCACGCCGCCCAACGTCGTCGAGACCGACGCCATGACCTGGGTCGCGCTCGCCACCGGCGACCTCGGCTGGGCCGACGCGATGGCCGAGGGTCGGGTCCAGGCGAGTGGCGAACGCGCCGACCTCTCCGGATTCCTGCCGGTCGTCTGA
- a CDS encoding DUF2817 domain-containing protein — MRAPRRPASRRPATRPSTARRTRAQAAVAAVAAAVLVAPLTLAAGSAAADDAADDAALPVTTTSEVVGTSVRGLPMTVVHRTTEGATRRVLVIGSIHGDERAGMRVVRALRDRVDLPDQLDLWLARTVNPDGTAADRRTNDHGVDLNRNFPYNWHTSSRDETWSGPRPLSEPESVALRDLVRRLDPWLVITFHQPLFGVGVNDKGYRTVKALAAGMRLPLEDFVCTGICYGTFTQWVNNRTDGLAVTVEFGHRVRDWRIRAAARTVVDVGAGG; from the coding sequence GTGCGCGCCCCACGTCGTCCGGCCTCGCGTCGTCCGGCCACCCGCCCCAGCACCGCACGGCGCACCCGCGCGCAGGCCGCTGTCGCCGCCGTGGCCGCGGCCGTGCTCGTCGCGCCGCTGACGCTCGCCGCCGGCTCGGCCGCCGCCGACGACGCCGCCGACGACGCCGCCCTGCCGGTGACGACGACCAGCGAGGTCGTCGGCACCTCGGTGCGGGGGCTTCCCATGACGGTGGTGCACCGGACCACTGAGGGCGCGACCCGTCGGGTGCTGGTCATCGGCAGCATCCACGGCGACGAGCGGGCCGGGATGCGGGTCGTCCGGGCGCTCCGCGACCGGGTCGACCTCCCCGACCAGCTCGACCTGTGGCTGGCGCGCACGGTCAACCCGGACGGCACCGCGGCCGACCGCCGGACCAACGACCACGGCGTCGACCTCAACCGCAACTTCCCCTACAACTGGCACACCAGCAGCCGGGACGAGACGTGGTCGGGCCCGCGGCCTCTCTCGGAGCCGGAGTCCGTGGCGCTGCGCGACCTGGTCCGACGGCTCGACCCGTGGCTGGTCATCACCTTCCACCAGCCCCTGTTCGGGGTCGGCGTCAACGACAAGGGCTACCGGACAGTCAAGGCGCTGGCGGCCGGCATGCGGCTCCCGCTCGAGGACTTCGTGTGCACGGGCATCTGCTACGGCACGTTCACCCAGTGGGTGAACAACCGCACCGACGGGCTGGCCGTGACGGTGGAGTTCGGCCATCGGGTGCGGGACTGGCGGATCCGGGCAGCCGCCCGCACCGTCGTCGACGTCGGTGCGGGCGGCTGA